Sequence from the Montipora foliosa isolate CH-2021 chromosome 12, ASM3666993v2, whole genome shotgun sequence genome:
cacgttatttaaCACAATAATATGACCAAAATTACTATTTTGCGAAACGGATCGAAATTTTTCGGGCAGGTACATTCCTAGGTTCGATTCCaatgtccatacacttgggttatcttttcaaacaaatatgaccatttcccattaTTCATATTAAGATTTCAGTCTTCgaaattcacgataatagtgaattcaaagcaaattaacaattcaggataatcACGAATTCAGATTAACAGCCGCCTGACGTTGCTGGCAGGGCTTTGATTGCGCGGCTAGCGGATtgaaaaacctttgcccttgaattctacaGTGGAATTGGTATTTCACTATAAccgcaatctcgaccccagagctcttctctcgactgagggagagaagagctctggggaaccctgaaataaagtgtcttctcattggttttcgtgaagaacaataaaaagcgtctctaattggtgccttcatgttagcacgaggagtgagcaggcgccgttgagttcaaatagccaatttttggctatgagaaccctactgcgcatgatctcctacatagagtttcccagagccttgggtcgatccgaggctctggtgacgagaatgctaTAACCGTTGATaaccgaggaactgataatggctcaattcgcgtcgaatctggaaaaaaaaaaacacacacacacacacacacacacaggaaggaagcgacccacaatggccaTAAGGCTAGGCTTTTTAATAGAGAagtttttcgtaaaattatgttctcaggtcttttatcgggattcccatacaaatccttacatttttgttggctttccctcacactgagcttggggcacctCTGGTGTAAATGAAAATAGTTTCGCAGTATTGAACTATGGACTAGCTATTGGCacaaattaaatgaaatgtAATTTCTTGCCaaagaacagcaaaaggtgtaataGCGATTTTTCTCTTTCAGGTATTGCAAGAATCCGTCGGGGTGATATAATTCGATGCTCAGTCATGTTTGACCAGGAGAAGGACAAAGACGGGTTTGATCACATTCCGGTTGTGTTCTCTGTGAATGGAACCCGACTAATTCCCGAGGGAGGCCAAACATTGATAACACACAACCCAGACAAGCCTTGGTATCCATACATTGGTTTTGATCGACAAAATAGCGCCTTGGCCAAGGTAAAAACGATACATTGTATCGACGTTTAACAGTGACCTTAGCTTTCCCGACAGATGTCCCTGTTATCTCAATAACTGAGATCTTTAGGTCCGACTGCAGCTACAGCTACGGCTACGACATCTATCTTTTGTACCTTCGTGCGCATTCCCTTAACGTGACAGGCCTTaaaatttgacaagaaaaaggttgaaaagtatGTAGCCGTGGTCTTCTTTAGTACGAGTTTTCGCAATCACTTCGTAGTGGTGACAACGaactcgcaaaaaaaaaacgaaggtACGTTCATGACAAATTCATCCCAATTTAGTTGCCAAAATGAAAAGCCCtgcacaggcagacaaccctaaggatgcaAAAGCGCGTGACCTTACTTTACTCTTCTCTTCCCCTGCATGCAACCagctcagtggcttcatagctcagttggtggagcACTGCACTGGCAACGCGGAGGTCATGGCTTCGAATCCCATTgaagtcacctgaatttttccgGTAACTACTATCTAGATAAGAGACAATCCCTCAAATCGACCAGATAAGTGTTTGGAtctcttctctctttcgtctataacccgcacatGAACTGAATATTAAACAGTTATTTGCCGAAGGCGAGGTTTTTTCACGGATActcactgagcctgaggtgaataattttttttttttttttctataattacataggtgattattagAAAAATATGCAtcttcttcgtctgtcacctcgacaaacggcttgcggccattttgaacaAAGAACTCCGCTTAGGTGATCATCAATAAAGTtgtggttagtcttacgaagctctTTTCATCGCGACAAAgagactcatcagagaccttttaCGTTATAtgcaaccaatcagagcagAGAATTTTCGTTAAACACCAATGTAATTATACCAAATACAtctattttattcatattttattgCCTTGCCTGTTTAATAAAATAGATGACTGCGAGAGAAGATGTGGACTATGGCAACTTACACATGCAAGAGGTTAAATTTGAACTAACGGAAACAAAATCGGAAATAACGGAGGCCAAAACAGAGCTAACCGGAGCGAAATTTGAAATTCAAGAAATGAAGGCTGAATTGATGGGGGTGAAAACGGAACTGTCCGTGGTCAAATCTGAAGTCAATGCGGTGAAATCGCAGCTCCGTGAGGCTACGAGGGGCTTGAACGAGAAGCTTGATGCTCTGTTGACAAAGGTCAGCGAGAAAGAATATTAAGGCAGTTAAAGGAAGAGGAAAGCGTCCTCAGCTTGGTAAAGAATGGTGGGAAATCTCAAAATTGCGCGGTGTTTTTTTTACTGCAACTCGACTACAATCCTTGTCTtgcaattcaatttcaattttttatcattatttttttcaattctaaACTCATACTAAGTATAtatatttacaaaaagaaaaaaaaagaaaagcaatgaatAACGAGTGATAATTACAAAGAGACAAGCTAGAGATACAGTAGTTGCGTGTAAGATTGAGACAACTAATCGAGTAGGTGACccaaattgaaaacatgaatgATAAAggaaatacaatatttaaaaaatatatcattAATTAGGTTAAAAGTAGTGCTTCATGGAATAAATattagagaaaaagaaaacaaaatcaaagcaTCAAAACAAGCAAGGAGGAAAACTAATGTAGCCATCAATTATTACACTCTTAATATTTTTACGGAATCTATACAAGGATGTCATTTGTCATGGTACAGTAGTTACAGGCAATGCATTCCAGAGACTACCGCCAGTAAACTGAAGAGACCGAATACCATGTTGGGTTGTTTTAGCTTGATTTGTAAACAAATTTAGGTCTAGAGACTGGCGAGTatagtaagaataaacaaaagatattaaattcaaataattattaaagtaaGATGGAGTCAAGTTTTATAATGTCATGAAAAAGTAAGGAGATGAAGAGATTTAAATATGGGTCCAGAATGTGAAAACTTTGAGGAAGATGTAATGATTTTAACTATTCGTTTTTGTAAAATACTAACTGGCCATAAATAAGATGGATAGGCGAGAGCCCACGCTTGAAGACCATGGGTTAAAAAGGGATAGATTAGTGAGTAAATAAAGCATGACATGGATATCTGTCTTAACATAAGAGCTCAACTTCATGAGAATACCCACAGTCTTTGAGAGTTTAAGACCAAGCTCATCAATGTGAttttttcaggttaaattagAATCAAAAGTAACACCAAGGTATTTGACAGAAGAAACCTGTGTAATATTTGTTCCATTAATTGTTAAATTTAAAGATTTATATGGTTTCAACTTCTTAGAATGGAAAAGAATAAAGTTTGATAAAATAGATATTGGTCTATAATGATCTTTATCTAGCTTAGAGCCTTTCATGAAAACTGGAGTAACTTTAGCATcaatattttaatttatttggaaAATTACTGGTAGAAAGGAATCATTTATCAATGAAGACAGGATAGGAGCAACATAACACTCTACAATCTTTAATAAACCAACTGGAATACTAAAAGGACCACTGGACTTCTTTATTGTTATCCATTTGAGTTATGTAagattcgatttttttttcgatgTGCACCCAATGTCATGACGGCCAAGTTGGTGTACTGAACaacagcgaaaaagtcttttgggaatttagCTCTATTACTATGCAAAACGCGAgagacattttgcttttgttttgtacatcaacatggccgtctaatcaTGAGAGTGCAAGCCAAGATTAAGCCATTGCATCAGTTTTAATGGGTGGGACACTGTCACGCTAAACACAAAAATTAGAACTGATTcccttaattaaatttcaaaaactttttttttctttttaatgtacAAACTATCTTTACCTGCTTTTGGGGACGAATGGCAAAGGCAGAGTTGAGTGCGAACTTGGAAACGTAGGGTGAACGTTCCTAAGGTTTCGCCTGTATTGTCTTGCGCCCCTCGTGTTGTAAATTGATTTTAAGTCGATAAACACACATTTTGGCTCAGTGACTGTTTTTGTCTTGGATTCACTTGAATCGTGTGAGAAATGATGTAGAAGATATTTCAAAGTTTATGGAATATTGACCAGAAATCTTTACTGTTACAAACTCCATGACAGGGgcagatccaggatttttcttaggagggggggcaccactaaggaatggggTTGCTGACTGGTGACGTTACTTTTTCGTCCAGAATACGAattgtattagaaagccgcaggtcatctcaGGAAGGAATGAGGGGTGGGGGAGGTGCACACCCCCTGCACCTTCCCCTAGATCATGCAAAAATTGTTAGCAATAGCATTATAAAAGAATGTTAATCATCGGCAAAGATTAAATAGTTGGCAAAAGCTAGTCGCAAAGGGTGATGCAGCGAAAAGAAGAAATATATTTGCACGTTCGTGATTACGATTAAACATACACACTAAAATTATCACCTAAAAATGATAATACACCGGACATAATTTACAAATAAGCCactcaagtttttgttttcttgctaATAATTTCTTTATTCAATGAGATAGGGTATGATACGACAAGATGCTACTGGTGGCTTTAACATTGCCTTGTTTGTAAGTGTGGGATGTTTCCCAAGATATGAAGAACATTTCCTGATTTTTATTTTCGgcaaagataaataaataagttcCCGTGTTCAAGACTCGTTCTAACCACTCGCGTCCGAATTtattcctggtagtccctggttcaacttctcggccgcacttgtaaatagaaAACTGGTTTACCTCCGGCCAGttgagattcttaacagttgttgttgttgttgctgctgtgttctgtcgtttcgttgattgtgtttcattggcccagaaaagcccctatgggagtGGCCAATTAAGTACACATtgcattttttcttattttaaagACAGAGTGTGAAGGTATTCGAAGTGAAATCAAACCTTCAGTGTACGACATAAGGCAATtctatgctttttttttttttcttaacgaaAACACATTGTGAAATAAAATTTactgaaaaacaaatttgataTGAAAGGCCGAGCGTggaatttttaaatttataagTCGTGTTTGTGTGTAGTGCGCAGTTTGCTCggcagtatggcggtttttgtaccacgTGACCGCCAGCTGCAAAGGACCATTGTTAAGCTTTTCTCGCTTTCTTATTGCTAGGGGTAACGCGTTGTGGTTGTGACTGTGTATTGTTTTAAATTCACAACAAATTGGATACGTGAGTGAAGTACAACAAACACTTGATCTCAATGGTTTCATTGAGTTCTTTTTGACTCAGTTTTCAATATAAATCAGAAAATGTAACTCAAAACCTTTCTATTGAAGTATTCGTTTTACATATTGGAACAGTATGTCCTGTTGCAAGGCCACAAAACTCCTAATTATTTTGATTTGAAAGACCGAGTTAATGGAAAATGACCCACTGTATACCTAACATCATCATATCTTTGTAAGTACCCTCCGagtttagagtagcttggtgtagctgaTATCTCCGAGCAATTAGACTCACAGAGGAcaaacaccgggaactccatgccctactctttgcgaatagtgtgtgggttcttttacgtcccattGAAGGGTTCtcagacggggcctacggtttatcgtccacATCCGAAATGACTAGAGAGTGTATTTCGAATGTTGATTAACTCATAATGACTACGCATCAATTAAGGTCACTTTTACCATAGTACAAGACgcttctttcattttatttgcttgGTGTAGACTTTAATCACATCACAAGGAATACATCTTCCtgcaaaatggccgccatttcttggCTTCATTCACGCTTCCCATGAGCCATCGAGCCCTCGTTCTCGGTAAAATGAAAGAGGCACaaagaaatcttgaattttgaCCACAAAAAAGAGGCATTGAGAGCTAAATTGCATGAAAAGGGGACTAAAgtcccgccattttgaaatttggcGAACGCGAAGCACCTCAGTCCCGCGGAAACTGGCATGAAGTTGCAGCAAAAAAGAAACAGGTACTGTACTAGCATCCTTTAAACTGTTATTACTCATTGTTCAATCGCAGATATGTCATTTTTCTCTGACTGTGTTTTTTGTTCATCAAGGAAAGCTTTTGCTTCAGCGGGAAGTTCAAAAAACTCCGGAAAAGGTTCCAAAGCTGTTTGTTCCACACTCATGCTTACTCCTTCTGGAATATTCCGCTGGATGTATTCAAGAAATGTGTCAGCTGTGTCGCCTGTCACATTTTTAACCTTTAAAATAAGCAGTACGAACCACAGCATGAATAAACAATTAAAAGGGTTCATTTAAGACCGTTTCAGTGGTTttaacatttaatttaattcaacatTTTAATACCAAAAGGTTCAAAAGTGTCAACTACGTTTATGAGACATGCTTCTCTTGCTTTACGTACACTATATTACTATACCGTTATGTAATTTGAGTCAACATtccttattattattgcaacatATCCTTATCTTTAGTGCTGTATCAAATCACACGCCATATCACTACTCGAATTGTAACGTTTTCGTTAACCGTAGCCATTTCTtgtaaaaccctgatgaaaAATGGCAATGCCATTCAAAGTATTGGtttttttcaatatattccCTCACCATTATATCAGCCTCgctctttttagcttttctttcttcttttgaaGTCTcaatttcccatgatccctatcaagctttcggtgtccaaaatgaacgataatactttgCTTGGAacaaatagaccatattcgtattctcagtattggactggaactagcttgcaatggaggctaatgcgggggaatcttttcaaatgcaaatacattttaatacatttccccgcattagcctccattgcgagctagttccagtccaatactgagaatacgaatacggtctattgACAATTAGGAATATTCCTTCagttgagggagagacttggttgggGTGGTTTGTACCAACAGCGAATAAACttctgttcaatttttttctcgtGAATAAATGTACGCCAAAATTAAGTCAGCTAGAACTTAGTCATGTCTCCGATTGGTTGAGTGCTGATAGTTTGACCACCATTCATCCCAGTGAAAGGAGCACGGTTTGCAAACGTGTGTAGAATCAAGATGAGGAATTCCGTTGCATGAGGTGAAATAAACCTGGCACATGCACTCGTATGTAAAACGTTATAACATCCTTTCATGGGTCACATACCTGTAGCATGCGCGCATGAGTTCGAACCTCGTACTGCGCTCTGTGTTTCTTGTAAATGTGAGGAGATTTTAAAACCGTGTGCCTTTGAATCGATGTAGGAAGTATGATTCTGTACaatgcaaaataaaatttgaacagTTAACATGTCAAAATCTCCCCCAAGTGTACCTATATCAGTTCCTTGCTCCATCAGTCCCACCTTCCACTAATTCTCTCACTGACAGATCTCCCTCCCTTTACCATTTCCTATATTGCTTTCCGTTCACAGCTACTAACTTTCTTTCGTGACGCTTTTCCTGCCTTGTTTAAAACATGATTACATTCCTCCCACTAGCATCTTTCCCTCCGGTCtatcattcttttttttttttttgcaatcaaGTTTTTCTCTTCCACTCCACGAGTCATGATTCCATTTCAGCTGTCTTGCATCACACCTTTCTACCCCTCTCCACATCTCACGGTTACCAGATCTCAGTTTCCCCAAAAGGATGAAGGCTCAGGCCCTGTTCAAACCAAACGTTCACaatgttttaaacatgtttagttaaacacggtttgAAAGTGATTTCCGTTTAATTCATCATGTATACTGATTTTCGTCGACAACGAATTTATATGTAGCACAGATCAAAGCATGTATTGAAACAAGCcccgtttatatggagaaaagttgtcccggATAGAAGGGTGACTCGCCCACCCGAGCTACCCTGGGCGAGCTAACTTTTCTTACATTCTTATAAAACGCGGCGACCCGTTTATATAAGAAAAGATAATGAGAACATGCGCGAGCGGCCTCTTCTCAGTCTCCTGATGATTAAAAATGAGGCGGGCAGCTCTTGACTCGGGCAAAAGGGTCATTTTTTCTCATATAAACCATCGATAAAGTTGTCTCTGCTGAATGGGTGACCTTCTTACCCGagacaacttttctccatacCAACAGGGCCTTTTTTCTGTGActgattttcattatttttgttaaacccagtttaattaaacatgtatTGTTGGTCTGAATGGGGTATTAGTGTTCCTTCCCTTGGTTAATAGCCATCCCTTCCTCTCTCTTACCAACCCCCAACTTCCTTTGATAACCACACAGCACACAAACAAACTGTATTAAGATCTTTAGTTGCCAGAATTTGCCAGTACCTGCCGGAGATATCAATTTTTAGATGACCAGCTGCAATCGTAATAAATTCTGTGTAGGATTTCAACACAGCTTCGTCACTTCCCTTCACTTTGACACTGATCAACGAGTAAAGGGCACTCttctatgacaaaaaaaattatcaaacaaagAACATAAGGAAAAAAC
This genomic interval carries:
- the LOC137978873 gene encoding small ribosomal subunit protein uS10m-like isoform X1 → MAVQHIRFCRCLQLLRYSYPTVAVSSFFSLTNEVLNYSQRNSSLGIAYCGHRKRRHFHPQNSYGARQYTKQFSTVMSDSKSALYSLISVKVKGSDEAVLKSYTEFITIAAGHLKIDISGRIILPTSIQRHTVLKSPHIYKKHRAQYEVRTHARMLQVKNVTGDTADTFLEYIQRNIPEGVSMSVEQTALEPFPEFFELPAEAKAFLDEQKTQSEKNDISAIEQ
- the LOC137978873 gene encoding small ribosomal subunit protein uS10m-like isoform X2, translated to MAVQHIRFCRCLQLLRYSYPTVAVSSFFSLTNEVLNYSQRNSSLGIAYCGHRKRRHFHPQNSYGARQYTKQFSTVMSDSSALYSLISVKVKGSDEAVLKSYTEFITIAAGHLKIDISGRIILPTSIQRHTVLKSPHIYKKHRAQYEVRTHARMLQVKNVTGDTADTFLEYIQRNIPEGVSMSVEQTALEPFPEFFELPAEAKAFLDEQKTQSEKNDISAIEQ